The genomic interval CCATTTCACTCCGCAGCGCTTTGATATTGCTTGTGCTCGCATCCAGCACTACACGGGCATTTCCCCAGCTAGCGTGCAAAAATACATCCTATTTACAAACTACGCCATGCACGCCCGGGAATTTGTGAACTTTGGGCTATGCGAGCTGTCGCGGGAAGGCTCGCGCTACAGCGCATTGTTGCTTCCCGACGGTCACAAGATCACGCGCGACCAAGCAGAAAACATCGATCGTGAAAGCCTGAGCCTAGAATCTCGGTTCCAGATGCCGCGCTATGACCTAGTAGCGGAAGACGGAATGGGCATCACCATGATCAATATTGGTGTGGGGCCGTCCAACGCCAAGACGATTACTGACTGCCTCGCTGTCCTCCGGCCGGAAGCATGGGTGATGATCGGACATTGCGCTGGGCTCGACGGGCGCATGAGGCTCGGCGACCTCATCCTGGGAAACGCCTACCAGCGTGACGACCACCTCCTCGATGACCATATTCCGCTCGACCTGCCCATTCCTGCAGTTCCTGAGGTGCAGCGTGCCCTAGAGACGAGTGTTCGTGACGTATATGGCGAGGATCTTTCCATGATGCGTACCGGCACGGTCCTCTCCACCGACGACCGCAACTGGGAATGGCACACCCCACAAAAACTATGGAAGCTGCTCCGGGGTTCCACCGCTGCTGCCTGCGACATGGAATCGGCGACGCTTGCGGCGAACGGGTACCGCTACCGCATTCCTTATGGCACCTTGCTTTCCGTCTCCGATCTTCCGCTCCACGCCGTGCCTAAGTTGCCGGCTGCAGCACAAACCTTCTATGCAAATTCCAAACAGGCGCACGTGATGTGCGCGGTGCACGCCGTGGAACTTCTTGCTCTTACCCCAGAAAAACTGCGGACGAGGAAGTTACGCCGTACCATCGGAGAGGTGCCATTTAGATAACCTATTGAGTCGATAGGAATAGAGATGGCCTGACGTAATTTGGCTCTGCAATCTGGCTCGAAGGAGCGTGTGATTCTTGCGAAAGCTAACAATGGCCATACTTTGCAGTACTGCATTGGCTCTGGGCGCATGCGGAAGCACGGGGAAAGCGGGCGCCCCGAGCAATGCGCTGTCCATAGAACAAACAACGCAGATAGACAGTGCAGACGGGATTGATGCCTCCAAGCTACTCTTTTCCTCTTCCGCATCCGTTGTTATCGCCGGTGGTTCTGTGGGGCAGAAATGGGAGGGCGCAAAAGAGGCGGTGAAGCGGGGCGCGCCGCTGCTGGTGCGCACTGCCGATAACGCGTCGGCCATTGATGCGGAGATAAAGCGCCTCGGGGCTCAAGACGTTATCACGATCGACGAGCCCCAGACCCTGGACCCAGAAATTTCTGAAGCCAACA from Corynebacterium ulcerans carries:
- the amn gene encoding AMP nucleosidase, encoding MGADVVQQLEDIYAASISLAKEILETGEYERYCDVVYPKLIVKIVSWHPVDRTEPFGYVDAAGCYSAVLSKPELIHDYLCEQLERLCANYECVITVEPSTVRIPPEYIDGIEGVTEARRAGDVAAEIPRPTLDDVDDAIIDGEWDAFHGEEKPLFHFTPQRFDIACARIQHYTGISPASVQKYILFTNYAMHAREFVNFGLCELSREGSRYSALLLPDGHKITRDQAENIDRESLSLESRFQMPRYDLVAEDGMGITMINIGVGPSNAKTITDCLAVLRPEAWVMIGHCAGLDGRMRLGDLILGNAYQRDDHLLDDHIPLDLPIPAVPEVQRALETSVRDVYGEDLSMMRTGTVLSTDDRNWEWHTPQKLWKLLRGSTAAACDMESATLAANGYRYRIPYGTLLSVSDLPLHAVPKLPAAAQTFYANSKQAHVMCAVHAVELLALTPEKLRTRKLRRTIGEVPFR